Proteins co-encoded in one Marmota flaviventris isolate mMarFla1 chromosome 9, mMarFla1.hap1, whole genome shotgun sequence genomic window:
- the LOC114079354 gene encoding olfactory receptor 5W2-like — protein sequence MDRGNCSSQTGFIFMGITINPEMKSTLFAVFLFIYLINLLANLGMIFLVRMDPQLHTSMYFFLSHLSFCDLCYSTAIGPKMLVDIFAKNKSISFIGCALQFLILCTFADSECLLLAVMAFDRYKAISNPLLYTVNMSSRVCYLLMAGVYLVGLGDALIHTTLTFRLCFCESNEINHFFCDVPPLLLLSCSDTQINELAIFTIFGFIELSTISGVLVSYGYIISSVLKIRSANGRLKAFSTCASHLTTVAVFQGTILFMYFRPSSSYSLDQDKMASLFYTLIIPMLNPLIYSLRNKDVKEALQRVKKKRWI from the coding sequence ATGGACAGAGGAAATTGTTCCTCACAGACTGGATTTATTTTCATGGGAATTACTATTAACCCTGAGATGAAAAGCACTCTATTTGctgtgtttctatttatttatctcatTAATCTTCTGGCAAATCTTGGAATGATCTTCTTAGTTAGAATGGATCCCCAGCTTCATACATCAATGTACTTTTTCCTCAGCCACCTCTCTTTCTGTGACCTCTGCTATTCCACAGCAATTGGACCTAAGATGCTGGTGGACATATTTGCCAAGAACAAATCAATTTCCTTCATTGGCTGTGCTCTGCAGTTCTTGATCTTATGTACCTTTGCTGATTCCGAGTGTCTGCTGCTGGCAGTGATGGCGTTTGATAGGTATAAGGCCATCAGCAACCCCTTGCTGTACACAGTCAACATGTCCAGTAGGGTTTGCTACTTGCTCATGGCTGGAGTTTACCTTGTGGGCCTGGGAGATGCTTTGATACACACGACATTAACATTCCGCTTATGTTTCTGTGAGTCTAATGAGAttaatcatttcttctgtgatgtcCCTCCTCTCCTGTTACTGTCTTGCTCTGACACACAGATCAACGAGTTAGCAATATTCACTATTTTTGGTTTCATTGAACTAAGTACCATTTCTGGAGTCCTGGTCTCTTATGGCTACATCATCTCATCAGTCTTAAAGATCCGCTCTGCTAATGGGAGGCTCAAAGCTTTCTCCACCTGTGCTTCCCACTTGACTACCGTTGCAGTTTTCCAGGGCACTATACTCTTCATGTATTTCCGGCCAAGTTCTTCCTACTCTCTAGATCAAGACAAAATGGCCTCACTGTTCTACACCCTCATCATTCCCATGTTGAACCCTTTGATTTATAGCCTACGCAACAAGGATGTGAAAGAGGCCCTGcaaagagtgaaaaagaaaaggtggATTTAA